CCGACGCGTCAGCCTGACGCCCGAAGGCGAGGCGCTGGTGCCCCTGGCAAAGAGACTGCTGGCCGACTGGGACAACACCGAGGAGCGACTGCGCCAGCACTTCACCCTGGAGCTGGGTCGTGTGGCCATCGCCGCCATGCCGTCTTTTGCCTGCAACCTGTTGCCCGATGCCCTGATGGCCTTCCGGTCGCGCTTTCCGCGCATCCAGGTGACCGTCCATGACGTCATCAACGAACAGGTGATCGAGATGGTCCGCCACGAGCGGGTGGAGCTAGGGATCGCCTTCGCCCCCGAGGCCATGGAGGACCTGGCCTTCACGCCTCTGTTCAGCGACCGCTTCGTCGCAGTGCTGCCCCCCGACTCACCGCTCGCGGAGGCGACGTCGATATCCTGGCAGGCCCTCCTCGCGGAGGATCTGATCACCCTGCAGCGTCCTTCCATGGTCAGGCGGCTGCTGGATCAGGCCCTCGCGGATCAGGGCATCGAGCTACGGGTTGCCTTCGAGAGTCACCAACTGGCGACAGTGGGACGCATGGTGGCCTGTGGCCTCGGCGTCAGCGCCGTCCCCTCGCTGTGCCAACCTCACATGCAAGCACTGGGCGCGCGTTGCCTGCCCTTGCACGGCCCGATCATTTCCCACCGGATCGGGCTGCTGTCACCACGAGACCGAAAGCTGTCGGTGGCCGCCAAGGCCCTCGCCGAGGTCCTCGAGGAAAGCGTCCAGGCACCAATGCTACGCTCAAAGTAGCACTACTGCCGATATGGGAGGGGGCGATGTCGACACCCCTGTGGCAACCCGATCCCGCGGCCATGGCCGCCACCCGGATGAGTGCGCTGATGCGGCGCATCGAGGCCGAGTTTGACGTCGCCCTGGAGGATTATGCGGCGCTGCATGCCTTCAGCGTTCAGCACCTGGACGACTTCTGGGGCCTGTTATGGGAGGAGTTCGGCATCATCGCCGAGACGCGCGGCACCCGCGTGCTGGAAGCTCCCGAGGCGATGCCGGGGGCGCGCTGGTTTCCCGACGCCCGTCTCAACATGGCCGAGAACCTGCTGTGGCGCCGCGATGACCACCCCGCCCTGATCTGTTGCGATGAGCGGGGCCGGCGACGTGTGCTCAGCTATGCCGACCTCTACCTGTGTGTGGCTCGCCTGGCCAAGGCACTGAAGGCCCACGGCGTGACGGCAGGCGACCGGGTCGCGGGCATCGTGCCCAACAGCGAACAGGCCGTGATCGCCATGCTCGCCAGCGCCAGCCTCGGCGCGGTCTGGTCTTCCTGCTCGCCAGACTTCGGCCATCACGGGCTCCTCGACCGATTCGGCCAGATCGAGCCCAAGGTGCTGATCGCCGCCGACGGCTACGTCTGGAACGGACAGTCCATCGATATCCGCGAGCGGGTGGCCAGTGTCGCCGCGGTGCTCCCCTCGCTCGAGGTACTGCTGATCTTTCCCTTCCTCGACGACGCCCCCGACCTCTCCGCGATCGACGGCGCCATCCCCTGGGCGCAATTCGTCGACACCGATGCCCACGAGATCGCGTTCACGCCGCTGCCCTTCGCGCATCCGCTCTATATTCTCTATTCCTCGGGGACCACCGGCACGCCCAAATGCATCGTGCATGGCGCGGGCGGCACTCTGCTCCAGCACCTGAAGGAACATCGCCTGCACACGGACCTGACGGACGAGGACGTGCTGTTCTATTACACCACCTGCGGGTGGATGATGTGGAACTGGCTGGTCTCCGGTCTCGCCACCGGCGCCAGCCTGGTCCTCTACGACGGCTCGCCCTTCGCGCCAGCGCCCGACACCCTATGGGCGCTGGCCGAGCGTGAGCGCATCAGCGTCTTCGGGACCAGCGCCAAGTACCTCGCCGCCTGCGAGAAGCAGGGCCTGACACCGGGCCGTCGCTACGATCTGCAGGCGCTGCGTACGCTCCTTTCCACCGGCTCGCCCCTACTCCACGAGTCCTACGATTACGCCTACCGCGAGATCAAGGCAGACCTGCTTCTGGTGTCGATGTCCGGGGGCACCGACATCGTGTCCTGCTTTGCGCTGGGCTGCCCGATTCGCCCGGTCTACCGTGGCCAGCTTCAGTGCCGGGGGCTCGGCATGGCCGTCGATGTCGTCGATGATCAGGGCCGATCGCTAATCGGCGAGAAGGGTGAGCTGGTCTGTTCCCGCCCCTTCCCCTCCATGCCCATCGGCTTCTGGAACGATCCCGACGATACCCGCTATCGGGAGGCCTACTTCTCGACCTTCCCCGGCATCTGGGCCCATGGCGACTACGCCGAGATCACCCCCGAGGATGGCCTGATCATCCACGGGCGCTCGGACGCCGTGCTCAACCCGGGCGGGGTACGGATCGGCACCGCCGAGATCTACCGCCAGGTGGAGAAAATCGATGAGGTACTGGAATCCCTGTGCATCGGTCAGGAGTGGCAGGACGACGTGCGAGTGGTGCTGTTCGTGCGCCTGCGAGACGGCATCACGCTGGATGACTCGCTGCGCGAGCGCATTCGCCGGACGATCCGCGCCAACACGACGTCTCGCCATGTGCCGGCGAGAATCCTTGAGGTCTCCGATATTCCTCGCACCCTGTCGGGCAAGATCGTCGAGTTGGCGGTGCGCAACGTGGTGCATGGCCGCCCGGTCAACAATCAGGATGCACTGGCCAACCCCGAGGCCCTCAAACTCTTCGAGAACCGGCCCGAACTCAAGACCTGAGCTTCCCGGCCGTCGCCTGGCCGGGTGCGACCGACAGGCCAGCCGTGATCGACGGTCAGTCGGGGCCACGGCGTTGATCCCGCTGCTGGGCAGTTCCCGGGACATGCAGTAGCATTGGTCGCCTGCGCCAAGTCGTTGAAGGAGAACGCATGTCGACCCTCAAAGGGCTCGTCAGTCTGCTGCTGCTGGTGATCAACACCCTGTTCTGGGCGATTCCGCTGCTCATCCTGATCCTGCTCAAGCTGATCACCCCCGGCCGCCCCCTGCAGCGCCAGCTGCTCAAGGTGCTCAATGCGATCGCCGTGCAGTGGATCGGCTTCAACCTGTGGTGGATGCGCCACTGGCTCGAGCCCGACCTCGAGATCCGGGTGCCGGAAGAGCTCAGTCCCGACCGCTGGTGGCTAGTCATCGCCAACCACCAGAGCTGGACCGATATCTTCATGCTGCAGATGGCTCTGCATCGGCGCATCCCGATTCCGCGCTTCTTCATCAAGCGGGAACTGATCTGGATTCCGGTCATCGGGCTAGCCTGGTGGGCGCTGGAGTTTCCGTTCATGCGGCGCTACTCCCGCGAGGTCCTCGAGAAGAATCCCGACCTGGCCCGGCGTGACCGCGAGGCCACCCACCGCATGTGCGAACGGGCGCAGGACATGCCCACCGCGATCTACAACTTCGTCGAGGGCACCCGGCTCACGCCGGCCAAGCATGACGCCCAGCAAAGCCCCTATCGCCACCTGCTGCGACCCAAGGCCGGCGGCACTGCCCAGGTCATCGGCTTGATGGGCCACCGGCTCAGCGGCATTCTCGACGTGACCATCGACTATGCCGAACCAGAGCCCACCTTCTGGCGCTTTCTCTGCGGCCGCGAGGGCGCGATCCGGGTCTGCGTGAGACGGCTCGAGGTCCCGACCTGGATGCCGGGCGGCGACTATCATCAGGACCCGGATTACAAGGAACGCTTCCAGACATGGATCAACGCGCTGTGGCACGACAAGGATCGTATCCTCGACGCCAAGACCTGAGCCTCGCCGCCTTACTGGTACTAGTGCTTCTCGCCGGCTGTGCCAGTTCCGGGGGGTGGGGCCAGCCGGTCACACCCGGCAACTGGATCAGCGTGCAGCGCGGCGACACTCTCGGCGAACTGGCCCGGCAGGCCGATGTGCCCCTCAAGCGACTGCAACGCTTCAATCCGGGCGTCGAGGCCCGCTCGCTGGCCATCGGCCAGCGCCTGCTGATCCCGACCCAGCAGGAGCGCGCGCCCCATGGTGGCCCCTATCGCTATCAGGTGCGTCCCGGCGACACCTATTCGGCCATCGCCCGGCACTTTCGGACCCGGTCCAGTCGCCTGAGCGCGGCCAATCCCGGCGTCGATGCCTCGTCGCTGCGGGTCGGCCAGCTGATCCAGGTGCCCTTGAGGGATGTCAGCCCCACGCGTCGTGTCGCCTCCCGGCCATCCTCCTCGCCTGCCCAGACCTCGCCGCCCAGCACCCCGGCCCCCTTGCCGTCATCCTCCGGCAGCTGGCCCTGGCCCCTTGCGGATCACCGGGTCGCTCGGCCATTCGGCAAGGATGCACGCGGCACCCTGCAACCCATGTTGCTGGCCAGCGACACGTCGGACGAGGCCCTGGCCGTGGCCGATGGCGAGGTCCGTTTTGCCGGCAGCATGCGCCAGCTGGGACGGGTTGTGATCGTGCACCATGCCGATAATCTGCAGAGCGTCTATGCCCTGTGCCGATCGATTGCGGTTAGTGTCGGCGAACAAGTGAGTCGAGGCACGACGCTATGCCGGGCAAGCGACGGCGATGGGGGTCACCAGCTACTCTTCGATATGCGCCGCGCCGGCAAGCCCATCGACCCCCGCCGGATACTCCGCTAGGTGGGACACTTTGCCAAGGAGGGCAATATGCCCAGATCGATCCGCCTATTGGCCGTTGCCGGCTCCATCATGATGCTCGGTGGCTGCTTCGATGAAGAGTCAGGTCGCTCGTCTCACCAACTCGTGGCCGAACGCACAGCCCCGCCTCAGTTGAGTTCCATGCAGGCCAGCGCCCCCGCCGGCGCCAAGATGCAGGAAAGCGTGGCGGCAGATACCACCGGCGACGCACAGCGGCGCATCGAGGAACGTCGCAGCTACGACCTGCGCTACGGCGAGGCCACGCCTCTTCGGGAGGAATATCGCGCCATCCTGTCCATCTGCTCGGCTGATGACGCCTGTCAGGTCGAAAATTCGGCCGTACAGAATCCCCGCCAAGGCTTGGCCTCCGCCTCGCTCAACCTGCGGCTGGCGCGCGAGGCCATGGCCGGGAGTGGCGTGATCGCCTTGATCGAGGCTTCCCCTGCCCTGGAGTCCGCCCAGGTCCATCGTGATGATCGATCACGCCAGATGATCGATCTCCAGGCCCGCCTGGAGCAGCAGGAAGCACTGCGCGATCGCCTCATGGAGCTGGCACGCCAGGGCCGAGAGTTCGATCAGCGCTCCATCAATGATCTGCTGCAGGTCGAGCGTGAGCTGGCCCGGGTCCAGGGCCAGATCGAGTCGATGCGAGGGCAGATGAATCATCTTGCCCATGTGACCGACACCGTTCTCGTGCAGGTCCGTCAGCGTGAACAGCGGTGGGCCGAACGTCGCGACGACGGCCCGCTGGCGCCGCTGTGGCGGGCACTGGAGCGTAGCGT
The genomic region above belongs to Halomonas sp. YLGW01 and contains:
- a CDS encoding LysR family transcriptional regulator; translation: MTVKQLRAFLAVAQTLSFTRACDRLHLSQPALSLAIKGLEDSLGGPLLIRSTRRVSLTPEGEALVPLAKRLLADWDNTEERLRQHFTLELGRVAIAAMPSFACNLLPDALMAFRSRFPRIQVTVHDVINEQVIEMVRHERVELGIAFAPEAMEDLAFTPLFSDRFVAVLPPDSPLAEATSISWQALLAEDLITLQRPSMVRRLLDQALADQGIELRVAFESHQLATVGRMVACGLGVSAVPSLCQPHMQALGARCLPLHGPIISHRIGLLSPRDRKLSVAAKALAEVLEESVQAPMLRSK
- a CDS encoding acetoacetate--CoA ligase, whose amino-acid sequence is MSTPLWQPDPAAMAATRMSALMRRIEAEFDVALEDYAALHAFSVQHLDDFWGLLWEEFGIIAETRGTRVLEAPEAMPGARWFPDARLNMAENLLWRRDDHPALICCDERGRRRVLSYADLYLCVARLAKALKAHGVTAGDRVAGIVPNSEQAVIAMLASASLGAVWSSCSPDFGHHGLLDRFGQIEPKVLIAADGYVWNGQSIDIRERVASVAAVLPSLEVLLIFPFLDDAPDLSAIDGAIPWAQFVDTDAHEIAFTPLPFAHPLYILYSSGTTGTPKCIVHGAGGTLLQHLKEHRLHTDLTDEDVLFYYTTCGWMMWNWLVSGLATGASLVLYDGSPFAPAPDTLWALAERERISVFGTSAKYLAACEKQGLTPGRRYDLQALRTLLSTGSPLLHESYDYAYREIKADLLLVSMSGGTDIVSCFALGCPIRPVYRGQLQCRGLGMAVDVVDDQGRSLIGEKGELVCSRPFPSMPIGFWNDPDDTRYREAYFSTFPGIWAHGDYAEITPEDGLIIHGRSDAVLNPGGVRIGTAEIYRQVEKIDEVLESLCIGQEWQDDVRVVLFVRLRDGITLDDSLRERIRRTIRANTTSRHVPARILEVSDIPRTLSGKIVELAVRNVVHGRPVNNQDALANPEALKLFENRPELKT
- a CDS encoding acyltransferase, producing MSTLKGLVSLLLLVINTLFWAIPLLILILLKLITPGRPLQRQLLKVLNAIAVQWIGFNLWWMRHWLEPDLEIRVPEELSPDRWWLVIANHQSWTDIFMLQMALHRRIPIPRFFIKRELIWIPVIGLAWWALEFPFMRRYSREVLEKNPDLARRDREATHRMCERAQDMPTAIYNFVEGTRLTPAKHDAQQSPYRHLLRPKAGGTAQVIGLMGHRLSGILDVTIDYAEPEPTFWRFLCGREGAIRVCVRRLEVPTWMPGGDYHQDPDYKERFQTWINALWHDKDRILDAKT
- a CDS encoding M23 family metallopeptidase codes for the protein MDQRAVARQGSYPRRQDLSLAALLVLVLLAGCASSGGWGQPVTPGNWISVQRGDTLGELARQADVPLKRLQRFNPGVEARSLAIGQRLLIPTQQERAPHGGPYRYQVRPGDTYSAIARHFRTRSSRLSAANPGVDASSLRVGQLIQVPLRDVSPTRRVASRPSSSPAQTSPPSTPAPLPSSSGSWPWPLADHRVARPFGKDARGTLQPMLLASDTSDEALAVADGEVRFAGSMRQLGRVVIVHHADNLQSVYALCRSIAVSVGEQVSRGTTLCRASDGDGGHQLLFDMRRAGKPIDPRRILR
- a CDS encoding DUF4349 domain-containing protein, coding for MPRSIRLLAVAGSIMMLGGCFDEESGRSSHQLVAERTAPPQLSSMQASAPAGAKMQESVAADTTGDAQRRIEERRSYDLRYGEATPLREEYRAILSICSADDACQVENSAVQNPRQGLASASLNLRLAREAMAGSGVIALIEASPALESAQVHRDDRSRQMIDLQARLEQQEALRDRLMELARQGREFDQRSINDLLQVERELARVQGQIESMRGQMNHLAHVTDTVLVQVRQREQRWAERRDDGPLAPLWRALERSVSLFFESLGQVVLVVVFLTPWLVLGIPLLWTMTKVWKRVRLSWRRFKANRVSSRKT